A stretch of DNA from Vibrio sp. ED004:
TTGGAATAAAGGCACCAAAGCGTTTGCGTACCTCGGTGGTACATCTTGGTTGTTGTTTGTGTGGGTCGGCCTACTCAACTTTACTCCGATGGATTTATCGGGCGGTTCGGTTGTTCAGTCTCCGCATATTCAATTACGTCCAGACTCAACCAATGTGTCGGGTAAAACAACGAAAGTCCATATCCATCCAAACCAAGATGTGACTCAAGGCCAACTGATCTATGAGATTGACGACACCAAATATGTGATAGCAAGAGACAAAGCAAGTGTTCAACTTGAGTCAGCAGAGGTCGCTTTAGACACGGCTCGACAAGAAGTCAGCATTGCTAAAGTTAGCTATCGCTCGGCGCTAGAAGACATTAAGGCTTCAATAGCACAAATTGAGTCAGCAAAAACAGATTTAGTTTTGCAATCTAAAACGCTTGATCGTTACCAGAGGCAAAACAGTGTCGTACAACACACGATTACTGAAACTGACATCGATCAACAAACAGCCAAGGTAGATTTAGCGACTCATAACGTGACGACGTTGGAGTCTCAACTGAGCAAGAAAGAAGTCGATGCAGAAAATGCAAAGCTCGACATTCACAAAGCCGAAACCAACGTTAGTAAAAAACAAACAGAGGTGGACTCAGCGAAAGCAACATTGGCTCAAGCACAATGGGACCTGAACAGCACCAAAGTCACCGCTCCGACGGATGGCTTTGTGACTAACTTTATTCTTCGTGAAGGTCAGCGCGTTTCAATGATGCCTC
This window harbors:
- a CDS encoding biotin/lipoyl-binding protein, which translates into the protein MLEGLAVWALFIYLLRLVGMPWNKGTKAFAYLGGTSWLLFVWVGLLNFTPMDLSGGSVVQSPHIQLRPDSTNVSGKTTKVHIHPNQDVTQGQLIYEIDDTKYVIARDKASVQLESAEVALDTARQEVSIAKVSYRSALEDIKASIAQIESAKTDLVLQSKTLDRYQRQNSVVQHTITETDIDQQTAKVDLATHNVTTLESQLSKKEVDAENAKLDIHKAETNVSKKQTEVDSAKATLAQAQWDLNSTKVTAPTDGFVTNFILREGQRVSMMPRIQMYTEEKYVLMRVNHQAIRNIKVGQPAEFATAVYPGKIFSATVEGIVEATGEAQASLLGIDEQVRVTTGRNLQNKHHFVRLKIDETEGYDIPVGSVGLAWVSGEKPISFMAFLDVIRGIIIRMKSQLYFFYSI